A stretch of Cytophagales bacterium DNA encodes these proteins:
- a CDS encoding tetratricopeptide repeat protein, with amino-acid sequence MIPLFGKAISIESKIDSALSLLSKDKIACESLSLQILQEAKNTQNSFGLVKSNYILGYLKKSEGDYGKSVIYYLEGIRYAESAEYPEANKDLVNLLQNSGIIFKRFGNYSLAKEYYQKAMNVASLDEDIEKYTHLIYLTSMVLKEEGKYAEATALLESTFSNFNLISKKTIANIYNQIGLISIRANDWESAKINFDKLLDFVKNEEKLFKKYTTRAFHNLGNVYFDQGNYDDAIANYKMALELKHQFSHKSESIFITSKDIGESYLLAGNYDSAIHYLKIAETHYEQSKNTSNYYELFKFIGLVAKAQGNINLYTEYQDLYASSLENYLKEQQKVEATDKKYNLDLITQRYFALVAEQERNQQIQYYSAVGGSFLVTLIVLIIAFFQYRKYRLRKDLEASLKPYIKSAL; translated from the coding sequence ATGATACCCCTGTTTGGGAAGGCAATCTCTATTGAATCAAAGATTGATAGTGCCTTAAGTTTACTATCGAAGGACAAAATAGCTTGCGAAAGTCTTAGCTTACAAATTTTACAAGAAGCGAAAAACACCCAAAATAGCTTCGGGCTTGTTAAAAGCAATTATATTCTAGGTTACCTTAAAAAATCAGAGGGAGATTATGGAAAATCTGTGATCTACTATCTTGAGGGAATCAGATATGCAGAATCGGCAGAGTATCCAGAGGCAAATAAGGACTTAGTTAACCTATTACAGAATTCAGGCATCATATTTAAGCGTTTCGGCAATTACAGCCTGGCAAAAGAATATTATCAAAAAGCAATGAATGTTGCTTCCCTGGATGAGGACATTGAGAAGTATACGCACTTGATATACTTAACATCAATGGTTCTTAAAGAGGAAGGTAAATATGCTGAAGCCACAGCATTGTTGGAAAGTACATTTTCAAACTTCAATTTGATTAGCAAGAAAACAATTGCTAACATTTATAATCAAATTGGCCTAATTTCTATTAGGGCAAATGATTGGGAAAGTGCAAAAATCAATTTTGATAAATTGCTTGATTTTGTTAAGAATGAGGAAAAATTATTCAAGAAATATACAACCAGGGCATTTCATAATTTAGGAAATGTCTATTTCGATCAAGGGAATTACGATGATGCTATAGCCAATTATAAAATGGCATTAGAACTAAAACATCAATTCTCACACAAATCAGAATCCATTTTCATTACATCGAAGGATATTGGAGAATCTTATCTCCTTGCTGGAAATTACGATTCCGCAATCCACTACTTGAAAATAGCTGAAACACATTACGAACAATCCAAGAATACTTCAAACTACTACGAACTTTTCAAATTCATTGGCCTCGTAGCAAAAGCGCAAGGGAATATCAATCTGTATACTGAATATCAGGACTTATATGCCAGTAGCCTCGAAAACTACCTGAAAGAGCAACAAAAAGTGGAAGCGACTGATAAAAAGTACAACCTTGATCTAATCACCCAACGATACTTTGCTTTAGTTGCCGAACAAGAGCGCAATCAACAAATCCAATACTATTCTGCCGTTGGCGGTTCGTTCCTGGTAACGTTGATTGTACTGATCATTGCATTCTTTCAGTACCGCAAGTATCGTCTACGCAAAGACCTGGAAGCTTCCCTCAAGCCCTACATTAAAAGCGCACTTTAG
- a CDS encoding NADPH:quinone oxidoreductase family protein codes for MKAYLLNRSGKPETLKIHEVPEPVPGEREVKVKVETIGINYAEILSRRGQYRWAPKRPYIPGMEAYGEVVEVGSGVKDVQVGAKVIVGNQYGAYAEFICVPDHLVFAANSEVTPEENAALVVNFMTAWVGLVKQARVSAGETVLVQAAAGGVGTAAIQLAKALGCKVYGTASRTSKLELIQQLGADQAINYASEDFYEIIKSREGGIDCVLEVVGGEVFKKSVSLLNPFGRLVVIGFASISFKKWNPLTWWKTWKDAPKANVMAMAQGSYGISASHIGYLTEKPAIAKGAYAEMIEFINQHQIKPHVGKVFPFEQMAEAHRFIESRESTGKVVVKLNNIN; via the coding sequence ATGAAAGCCTACCTGCTTAACCGATCTGGCAAGCCAGAAACCCTAAAGATACATGAGGTGCCAGAGCCTGTTCCAGGTGAAAGAGAGGTCAAAGTAAAAGTGGAAACCATAGGGATCAACTATGCTGAAATTCTTTCCAGAAGAGGCCAGTATAGATGGGCGCCAAAAAGGCCATATATACCCGGGATGGAAGCGTACGGCGAAGTGGTTGAAGTTGGCAGTGGCGTGAAGGATGTTCAGGTTGGGGCAAAAGTGATTGTAGGTAATCAATATGGTGCCTATGCGGAATTCATTTGCGTTCCTGATCACCTGGTATTTGCAGCCAATTCTGAAGTGACTCCAGAGGAGAATGCAGCACTTGTGGTAAATTTTATGACAGCCTGGGTTGGATTGGTCAAACAAGCGCGTGTATCAGCAGGAGAAACCGTCCTTGTACAGGCTGCAGCAGGAGGTGTAGGAACAGCCGCCATACAATTGGCCAAAGCGCTTGGATGTAAAGTGTACGGTACTGCCAGTCGGACATCAAAACTTGAACTGATCCAACAACTTGGGGCTGACCAGGCGATCAATTACGCATCAGAAGATTTTTATGAGATCATCAAATCCAGAGAAGGAGGAATTGATTGTGTGTTGGAAGTAGTCGGAGGGGAGGTTTTCAAGAAAAGTGTATCATTACTGAATCCATTCGGAAGATTGGTGGTAATTGGATTTGCCAGTATCAGTTTCAAGAAGTGGAATCCACTTACCTGGTGGAAAACATGGAAGGATGCTCCGAAAGCCAATGTGATGGCCATGGCGCAGGGAAGCTATGGGATATCAGCCAGTCACATAGGATACCTGACTGAAAAGCCTGCAATCGCCAAAGGAGCCTATGCAGAGATGATCGAATTCATTAATCAACATCAAATTAAACCTCATGTGGGCAAAGTCTTTCCGTTTGAGCAAATGGCAGAGGCCCATCGATTCATTGAATCAAGAGAGAGTACAGGCAAAGTTGTCGTAAAACTGAATAATATCAATTGA
- a CDS encoding alpha/beta hydrolase-fold protein translates to MHFRLLGLMLCMLFLQYASGQVEDNRVGFLHHIHTQSLGDSLQIQVYLPEGYQNSEEMYPTLYLLDGQRFFLYGVSLLETYQQYNLTPEFIVVGISTNYPKRFSYFSNRKNDFLSFIKSELIPLIASNYRVSDERLLFGWEYGGSMVFHTLLSDQALFNGYLLASPFPVFNETVQMAQKTFDNKSLYFSVSPDEFSVNHGVNRLDSILSTGNVTGLEWTYLKLSEEVHRSTPYPTLYHGIKQYFEYYPELQIDNLDKFLEQGSIEYAIQYNQIRAQAYGYSEELSPWTKFTIIRSAMRADEYDNFIHFSEALKLEEFFPELSNSRISDLADYFAKNAGHEEATRLYQFLLEKYPESVILLTKIGNTMTAAGKEEEAKEYLDRAAKLSEK, encoded by the coding sequence ATGCACTTCCGTCTCCTTGGTCTCATGCTTTGCATGCTCTTCTTACAATATGCCTCTGGGCAAGTAGAAGATAATCGCGTAGGTTTTCTCCATCATATCCACACGCAATCTCTAGGTGATTCACTACAAATTCAGGTGTACTTGCCTGAAGGTTATCAAAACTCAGAAGAAATGTATCCGACGCTCTATTTGTTGGACGGCCAAAGGTTCTTTCTTTATGGCGTTAGTCTGCTGGAAACCTATCAGCAATACAATCTTACTCCCGAATTTATTGTTGTCGGCATTTCCACCAACTATCCAAAACGGTTCAGTTATTTCAGCAATCGAAAAAATGACTTTCTTTCGTTCATAAAATCCGAACTGATCCCCCTGATAGCAAGTAACTATCGCGTTTCCGATGAAAGGTTGTTATTCGGCTGGGAATACGGTGGAAGCATGGTTTTTCACACCTTGCTTTCAGATCAGGCATTGTTCAATGGTTATCTACTCGCCAGCCCGTTCCCTGTATTCAATGAGACGGTTCAAATGGCCCAAAAAACATTTGACAATAAGAGCCTCTATTTCTCCGTGAGTCCTGATGAATTTTCCGTAAATCACGGCGTGAATAGATTGGATTCCATCTTATCTACAGGGAATGTTACGGGTCTGGAGTGGACTTATCTCAAGTTATCGGAAGAAGTACACCGATCTACTCCTTATCCTACACTCTATCATGGCATCAAGCAATATTTTGAATATTACCCAGAACTGCAGATAGATAATCTGGATAAATTCCTTGAGCAGGGATCCATCGAATATGCCATTCAGTATAATCAAATCAGGGCTCAGGCTTATGGATATTCAGAAGAACTCTCTCCCTGGACCAAGTTCACGATTATCAGAAGTGCCATGCGTGCCGATGAATACGATAATTTTATTCATTTCAGTGAAGCGCTCAAACTCGAAGAATTCTTTCCAGAATTATCCAATAGCAGAATAAGCGATCTGGCTGATTATTTTGCCAAAAATGCAGGTCATGAGGAGGCCACTCGATTGTATCAATTTCTGCTTGAAAAGTATCCTGAATCCGTCATCCTATTAACAAAGATCGGGAACACAATGACCGCCGCTGGCAAGGAAGAGGAAGCAAAAGAGTATCTGGATAGAGCAGCTAAACTTTCTGAAAAATGA
- a CDS encoding alpha/beta hydrolase-fold protein, whose amino-acid sequence MKAKRYLIAVMLAASQLILIAQSQKVSSQGVVIGHRISLFSEVLNEQRDLLISLPNNYDRNIHQYPVILVLDGEYLFELTRSIVNIKSSRNEMPESIVIGIPNTADGRYDMAMELRFPDGGGFFGDADGAKINDYLSFLAQEVVPFIENRYRVNHHQTIIGMSPTFGPVLQSFWDEPDLFNAHIVLAAEVSLTTSSGETVKEKLLKAIQDTDRQQGAIYIGKAGDDLKRRPEAERLAYAELNEKLENTANPNINYRIEILEEENHYGMAIAGIEHGLENIYPPDMWTVPYRAFWNSEDPASELKRWYDQLSDAYGFEIIPLEDAFYAGQTLKGTARRLNRQGRKPALLKLLELAVTYYPNSPELKAQYENAKK is encoded by the coding sequence ATGAAGGCGAAAAGGTATCTCATCGCAGTGATGCTGGCAGCAAGTCAATTGATTCTTATTGCCCAGTCACAAAAAGTATCGTCTCAGGGTGTGGTCATTGGCCATCGAATTAGTCTATTCTCCGAAGTATTGAATGAACAACGGGACCTCTTGATCTCTCTACCAAATAACTATGACCGAAATATCCATCAATATCCTGTGATCCTGGTTTTAGATGGAGAATATTTGTTTGAACTCACCCGATCAATTGTAAATATCAAATCCTCCCGAAATGAAATGCCCGAGAGCATTGTCATCGGAATACCCAATACGGCTGACGGTCGCTATGACATGGCCATGGAATTGCGATTTCCTGATGGTGGTGGTTTTTTCGGTGACGCAGACGGGGCCAAGATCAATGATTACCTTTCCTTTTTGGCGCAGGAGGTCGTACCCTTTATCGAAAATCGCTATCGGGTCAATCATCACCAAACAATTATTGGAATGTCTCCTACTTTCGGGCCTGTTCTGCAATCATTCTGGGACGAACCTGACCTGTTTAACGCACATATTGTCCTTGCAGCCGAAGTGTCACTCACTACTTCAAGCGGAGAAACGGTGAAAGAAAAGTTACTCAAGGCTATACAGGACACGGATCGTCAACAGGGTGCTATTTATATTGGTAAAGCAGGCGATGACCTAAAACGTAGACCTGAAGCTGAACGCCTCGCTTATGCGGAACTAAACGAAAAACTTGAAAACACAGCTAATCCCAATATCAATTACCGGATAGAAATTTTAGAAGAGGAGAATCATTATGGAATGGCCATTGCTGGAATTGAGCATGGTTTGGAGAACATCTATCCCCCTGACATGTGGACCGTTCCTTATCGAGCATTTTGGAATTCGGAAGATCCAGCCAGTGAACTGAAACGTTGGTACGATCAATTATCAGATGCCTATGGGTTTGAAATTATTCCACTGGAAGATGCCTTCTACGCAGGTCAAACCCTTAAGGGAACGGCCCGTAGGCTCAACCGGCAAGGTCGAAAGCCGGCGCTATTGAAACTATTAGAACTGGCGGTTACTTACTATCCAAATTCGCCGGAACTGAAAGCTCAATACGAAAACGCGAAGAAATAG
- a CDS encoding DNA alkylation repair protein, producing MAELLKNVYDQQFLEPFTEAVTQVIPNFDRAAYINAIFDDEWPGKELKQRMRHLAVTLHAYLTDDFEQNATLLIDIVRQLRSNGIKENSFEYMFLPDYIEVYGTDHQEASIQAMEYITQFTSCEFAVRPFILRYPEVMVNQLLQWAHHEHPMVRRLASEGSRPRLPWAIAIPAFKKDPGDVIPILEQLNDDESESVRRSVANNMNDIAKDNPDVVIHLAKKLFGKSKTTDWVVKHGCRTLLKQGNPEIMPLFGFASSGNIEIKQLEIKTPSVAIGYDLSFSFDLINKDTAPQLIRLEYAIYFMKANGNLSRKVFKISEREYDGDSMTHITRQQPFKLITTRKLYPGLHQVAVIVNGRETEKKDFQLIMEQPKSQQG from the coding sequence ATGGCAGAACTTCTAAAAAATGTCTACGATCAGCAGTTCCTGGAACCGTTTACCGAAGCTGTGACTCAAGTTATTCCCAACTTTGATCGTGCTGCTTATATCAATGCCATTTTTGATGATGAATGGCCCGGAAAAGAGCTAAAACAAAGAATGCGACACCTCGCGGTAACCTTACACGCGTATCTAACTGATGACTTTGAGCAAAATGCAACTTTGCTAATAGACATAGTTCGGCAACTCCGATCAAATGGCATCAAAGAAAACAGCTTCGAATACATGTTTCTTCCTGACTATATCGAAGTGTATGGCACCGATCATCAAGAAGCTTCCATACAGGCCATGGAGTACATCACCCAATTCACCAGCTGCGAATTTGCGGTAAGACCATTTATTCTTCGATACCCTGAAGTCATGGTCAATCAACTTCTACAATGGGCCCATCATGAACACCCAATGGTGCGGCGATTAGCTTCAGAAGGTTCACGACCAAGGCTACCATGGGCAATTGCTATTCCTGCTTTCAAAAAAGATCCTGGAGATGTCATTCCAATCCTGGAACAGCTGAACGATGATGAATCGGAATCTGTCAGAAGAAGCGTCGCTAATAATATGAATGATATCGCCAAAGACAACCCGGATGTGGTGATCCATTTGGCAAAAAAGTTGTTCGGAAAGAGCAAAACTACCGACTGGGTGGTCAAGCATGGCTGTCGGACATTACTTAAGCAAGGTAATCCTGAGATCATGCCACTATTTGGGTTTGCTTCTTCAGGAAATATTGAAATCAAACAACTTGAAATCAAAACACCCAGTGTAGCTATTGGCTATGATTTAAGTTTTTCATTTGATCTGATCAATAAGGACACAGCGCCACAGCTGATCCGACTGGAATATGCCATCTATTTCATGAAAGCAAATGGCAATCTATCCAGGAAAGTCTTCAAGATCAGTGAAAGGGAATACGACGGAGATTCTATGACCCACATCACCAGACAGCAGCCATTTAAACTCATTACTACTCGAAAATTATATCCAGGGCTCCATCAAGTAGCGGTCATTGTCAATGGACGTGAGACGGAAAAGAAAGACTTTCAATTAATTATGGAACAACCAAAAAGCCAGCAAGGGTGA
- a CDS encoding NmrA family NAD(P)-binding protein, protein MKHNILVIGGTGKTGRRVAEGLTQLGHDVRIGTRSNDPKFDWEDFSTFGPALRGMDRAYIVYYPDLAVPGAKEAITALTAAALKEGLEKVVLLSGKGEAEAEACEQIVANSGLNYTLVRASWFNQNFSEGAFLDFVLAGQVALPMPDAEIPFVDAGDIADVVTKVLVDDTFNGETITVTGPRKMTYREAVTAMSEAIDREIQYQPISIEAFKEGMKAAGLPDSYVWLFGYLFLEVLGNPDNQTVSNDIERVLGRKALDFKAYAKATAATGVWSQTIPHSI, encoded by the coding sequence ATGAAACACAACATCTTAGTCATCGGAGGAACTGGTAAGACCGGTCGCCGAGTTGCAGAAGGATTGACACAATTGGGGCATGATGTTCGTATCGGAACACGTAGCAATGATCCTAAATTTGATTGGGAGGATTTCTCCACTTTTGGGCCAGCCTTGCGAGGGATGGATCGGGCATACATCGTTTATTACCCGGATTTAGCTGTTCCTGGGGCTAAAGAAGCGATCACCGCATTGACAGCCGCCGCTCTGAAAGAAGGGTTAGAAAAAGTCGTACTGCTTTCCGGGAAGGGAGAAGCTGAAGCAGAAGCTTGTGAGCAAATTGTGGCCAACTCCGGATTGAACTACACCCTGGTCCGTGCTTCATGGTTCAACCAGAACTTCAGTGAAGGAGCCTTTTTGGATTTTGTGTTAGCCGGACAGGTTGCCTTGCCGATGCCTGACGCAGAAATACCTTTTGTGGATGCCGGGGATATTGCAGATGTTGTCACCAAAGTGTTGGTAGATGATACATTCAATGGTGAAACGATCACAGTTACAGGCCCCAGAAAAATGACTTATCGTGAAGCGGTTACTGCAATGTCAGAAGCGATTGATCGGGAAATACAATACCAGCCGATTTCTATTGAAGCGTTCAAGGAAGGAATGAAAGCTGCTGGATTACCTGATTCCTACGTTTGGCTGTTTGGGTACTTGTTTCTGGAAGTGTTGGGTAATCCTGATAATCAAACGGTATCTAATGATATAGAAAGAGTGCTTGGTAGAAAGGCCCTGGATTTTAAAGCCTATGCCAAAGCTACGGCAGCTACAGGTGTTTGGAGCCAAACCATTCCACATAGTATCTGA
- a CDS encoding PfkB family carbohydrate kinase — MKITALTSCCADFFPEQDQIYVGGNSLNFATQCKQSGIEDVSVIGGIGHDEFGRLISDHLKKAEINHRHLYTIAEPTASNKIYVNEAGDRYFNADSWQGGAFDAFRLSENDWKLVEESDLIAMPGGDPNLEALLHRRHDDQLVVIDFLDYLALDFIEQHIANIDIVFLSGKEESLVKLQALSSQYGKMIVTTLGAKGSIAFYDGKTYNQQAIEVAEVVDTTGCGDAFQAAFSINWLQLKDISKAMQAGAEAASKVLSFMGGVA; from the coding sequence ATGAAAATCACTGCCCTAACTTCCTGTTGCGCGGACTTTTTCCCAGAACAAGATCAAATCTATGTAGGTGGCAATTCGCTGAACTTCGCAACGCAATGCAAGCAGTCAGGAATTGAGGATGTCTCTGTGATCGGAGGGATTGGCCATGATGAATTTGGGCGATTGATCAGCGACCATTTGAAGAAGGCCGAAATCAACCATCGTCATTTATACACCATCGCCGAGCCTACAGCCTCCAATAAAATATACGTCAATGAAGCAGGTGACCGGTATTTCAACGCGGACAGTTGGCAAGGTGGTGCTTTCGATGCATTTCGATTGTCTGAGAACGATTGGAAATTAGTTGAGGAAAGTGATCTAATTGCCATGCCCGGAGGTGATCCTAATCTTGAAGCATTACTCCATAGAAGACATGATGATCAATTGGTCGTGATTGACTTTCTTGATTATTTAGCACTGGACTTTATCGAACAGCATATTGCAAATATCGATATCGTGTTTTTGAGTGGAAAAGAAGAATCACTGGTTAAGTTGCAGGCACTTTCCAGTCAATATGGAAAAATGATAGTCACAACTTTGGGTGCCAAAGGAAGTATTGCGTTTTATGATGGCAAAACTTATAACCAGCAAGCCATTGAAGTTGCGGAAGTCGTTGATACAACTGGTTGTGGTGATGCCTTCCAGGCCGCGTTTTCTATCAACTGGCTGCAGCTTAAGGATATTTCAAAAGCCATGCAGGCAGGTGCTGAAGCTGCCAGTAAAGTGCTCTCGTTCATGGGCGGAGTTGCCTAA
- the xylA gene encoding xylose isomerase, whose protein sequence is MNAIDTLQVVTGDKKFFPEIGRIPFEGRGSDNPLAFQYYDPEKVVAGKSMKDHFRFAIAYWHTLCGTGGDPFGAGTKDFPWLTSNDPVEQAKQKMDAGFEFITKIGAPYYCFHDFDLIEEGDTLAESQRRLEIITDYAQEKQAQSGVKLLWGTANLFSNPRYMNGAMTNPDFDVVAYAGAQVKHALDATIKLGGENYVFWGGREGYMSLLNTDMKKELDHMAQFLHMAKDYAREQGFKGTFFIEPKPMEPSKHQYDFDAATVIGFLREYGLMDDFKLNLEVNHATLAQHTFQHELQVAANADMLGSMDANRGDYQNGWDTDQFPNNLYELTETMLVFLDSGGLQGGGINFDAKTRRNSTDLEDIFYAHIGGMDAFARSLEIADAILQDSEYLNLRKARYSSFSTIDGSAFEAGKLSLEDLHRMASANGNPRLRSGRQELFENLINQYI, encoded by the coding sequence ATGAACGCAATTGATACACTCCAGGTGGTGACCGGAGATAAGAAATTTTTTCCTGAAATTGGTCGAATTCCTTTTGAAGGCAGAGGCTCGGATAACCCATTGGCCTTTCAATACTATGATCCGGAAAAGGTGGTGGCCGGAAAGTCGATGAAAGACCACTTTCGATTTGCCATAGCCTATTGGCATACCTTGTGTGGGACAGGAGGAGATCCATTTGGTGCAGGAACCAAGGACTTTCCCTGGTTGACAAGCAATGATCCTGTCGAACAAGCCAAACAGAAGATGGATGCTGGTTTTGAGTTCATCACGAAAATTGGTGCTCCATATTACTGTTTTCACGATTTCGATTTGATTGAAGAAGGGGACACGCTGGCGGAAAGTCAAAGGAGACTGGAAATCATCACCGACTATGCACAGGAGAAGCAAGCTCAATCAGGCGTGAAGTTATTATGGGGTACCGCCAATCTGTTTTCGAACCCTCGCTACATGAATGGGGCAATGACCAATCCGGATTTTGACGTGGTGGCCTATGCGGGCGCGCAGGTAAAACACGCCCTGGATGCAACCATCAAGTTAGGTGGCGAAAACTATGTGTTTTGGGGAGGTCGTGAAGGATACATGAGCTTGCTCAATACCGATATGAAAAAGGAACTCGATCACATGGCGCAGTTCCTGCATATGGCCAAAGATTACGCCCGCGAACAAGGATTCAAGGGTACCTTTTTCATTGAGCCTAAGCCCATGGAACCCAGTAAACATCAATATGATTTTGATGCCGCAACAGTCATTGGTTTCCTCCGGGAATATGGCTTGATGGATGATTTCAAATTAAACTTAGAAGTCAATCATGCAACGCTGGCACAGCATACGTTCCAACACGAACTTCAAGTAGCGGCTAATGCGGACATGTTGGGTAGTATGGATGCCAATCGTGGCGACTATCAAAATGGATGGGATACGGACCAGTTCCCCAACAATCTTTATGAATTGACAGAGACCATGTTGGTCTTTCTAGACAGTGGAGGCCTTCAGGGTGGCGGGATCAATTTTGATGCAAAGACCCGAAGGAATTCAACGGATCTGGAAGATATCTTCTATGCCCACATCGGAGGGATGGATGCATTTGCCCGGTCTCTGGAGATTGCTGATGCCATCCTACAGGATTCGGAATATTTGAACTTGCGGAAGGCGCGCTACAGTTCCTTTAGTACCATTGATGGGAGTGCTTTTGAGGCAGGTAAGCTCTCATTGGAAGACCTGCACCGCATGGCTTCGGCCAATGGAAATCCACGATTGAGAAGTGGGCGTCAGGAACTGTTTGAAAACCTGATCAATCAATATATCTGA
- a CDS encoding FGGY family carbohydrate kinase — MRKYLLGFDVGSSSVKAALVDATTQESLRTTFFPRVEMDTVSRQKGWAEQSPEVWWDNLCHACHRLLDKADIDRNQIAAIGISYQMHGLVLVDKDKHVLRPAIIWSDSRAVKIGAEAFCKIGPEKCLEHLLNSPGNFTLSKLKWVCDNEPQVYDRIHKFMLPGDYINMKLTGEINTTVSGLSEAILWDFKENQLADFILDYFGIDYSLVPNVVPTFGEQGELCDEAARLLGLPSRIPVTYRAGDQPNNALSLNVTEPGEVAATGGTSGVVYAVTDQLAYDQGSRVNSFAHVNHDMDQTRIGVLLCINGAGSQYSFMKNQVARDGTTYEDMERLISSVPISSEGLRVLPYGNGAERVLHNQEIGSHIINLQFNRHGRAHLYRAAIEGIAFSFNYGLEVLRGMGIPLDMIRVGNDNLFQSEVFTNTVAMLSNCEIEVVGTSGAAGAALAAGFGKGLYPTLKHAVKKQQVVKRYLPDGDNSEYVRAYEIWKSDLEKLIHSNSQVVVK; from the coding sequence ATGAGGAAGTATTTACTAGGTTTTGATGTCGGTAGTAGTTCCGTAAAAGCAGCATTGGTAGATGCAACTACCCAGGAAAGCTTAAGAACTACCTTTTTTCCAAGAGTAGAAATGGATACGGTTTCCCGTCAAAAGGGCTGGGCGGAACAATCTCCCGAAGTATGGTGGGACAACCTGTGTCACGCCTGCCACCGACTGTTGGATAAAGCCGATATTGATCGAAATCAGATAGCCGCAATTGGTATTTCCTATCAAATGCACGGCCTCGTGCTTGTCGATAAGGATAAACATGTCTTAAGACCAGCGATCATATGGAGTGATAGCCGTGCAGTGAAAATAGGTGCCGAAGCTTTCTGCAAAATCGGTCCGGAGAAATGTCTGGAACATCTACTGAATTCACCAGGAAACTTTACGCTTTCCAAGTTAAAGTGGGTATGTGATAATGAGCCGCAGGTTTATGATCGCATCCATAAGTTCATGCTGCCGGGTGACTACATCAACATGAAACTTACCGGAGAGATCAATACTACAGTAAGTGGATTGTCTGAAGCCATTTTATGGGATTTCAAAGAAAATCAGTTGGCAGACTTCATTTTGGACTACTTCGGGATTGATTATTCACTAGTACCGAATGTCGTCCCAACTTTTGGGGAGCAAGGAGAACTGTGCGATGAAGCAGCGAGACTTTTGGGTTTGCCCTCAAGAATTCCTGTGACTTATCGTGCAGGTGACCAGCCCAACAACGCACTTTCCCTCAATGTTACAGAACCAGGTGAAGTGGCTGCAACAGGAGGTACTTCCGGAGTAGTATATGCAGTAACAGATCAGCTTGCCTACGATCAAGGCTCGAGGGTTAACAGCTTTGCCCATGTCAATCACGACATGGATCAGACAAGGATTGGCGTTCTCTTATGCATCAATGGTGCCGGCAGTCAATACAGCTTCATGAAAAATCAGGTGGCGCGCGATGGCACAACCTATGAAGACATGGAGCGACTCATCAGTTCCGTACCCATCAGTTCCGAAGGGCTGCGTGTTTTGCCTTATGGCAATGGAGCTGAGCGGGTATTACATAACCAGGAAATCGGCTCACACATCATCAATTTGCAATTTAATCGGCATGGACGCGCGCATTTGTATAGGGCGGCCATCGAAGGGATTGCTTTTTCATTCAATTATGGTCTGGAAGTATTGAGAGGAATGGGCATACCTCTGGATATGATCCGTGTAGGGAATGACAACTTGTTCCAGTCAGAAGTATTTACGAATACGGTAGCCATGTTGTCCAACTGTGAAATTGAAGTGGTTGGTACCTCCGGCGCCGCAGGAGCGGCATTGGCGGCAGGCTTTGGAAAAGGACTGTATCCAACCTTGAAACATGCGGTGAAAAAGCAACAAGTCGTCAAGCGATACCTCCCTGACGGTGATAACAGTGAATACGTTAGGGCATATGAAATATGGAAGAGTGATCTGGAGAAACTGATCCACTCAAATAGTCAAGTAGTAGTAAAATAA